From a single Pseudorasbora parva isolate DD20220531a chromosome 15, ASM2467924v1, whole genome shotgun sequence genomic region:
- the tmed5 gene encoding transmembrane emp24 domain-containing protein 5 encodes MRWSVEVFTVFVACLALFVSVISAFSQSLDSDFTFTLPAGRKECFYQSMKKDASLEIEYQVLDGASLDVDFHLNSPSGHIIASDYRKSDGVHTVETEEGDYMFCFDNTFSAVSEKVIFFELILDNMGDGEESEDWKAYVQGADLLDMKFEDIMDTINSVKARLGKSLQIQTLLRAFEARDRNLQESNYDRVNLWSCTNLALMVIVSGIQVYLLRSLFDDKRKTCT; translated from the exons ATGCGGTGGAGTGTAGAGGTGTTCACAGTGTTTGTGGCGTGTTTAGCGTTGTTTGTGTCTGTTATAAGCGCCTTTTCTCAGTCTCTGGACAGTGATTTTACCTTTACTCTACCCGCCGGACGCAAAGAGTGCTTCTACCAGAGTATGAAAAAAGACGCTTCTCTGGAGATCGAGTACCAG GTTCTGGATGGAGCCAGTCTAGATGTGGACTTCCACTTGAACTCGCCCAGTGGTCACATCATAGCCTCTGACTACAGAAAATCTGATGGGGTTCATAC AGTGGAAACAGAAGAGGGAGACTACATGTTCTGCTTTGATAACACATTTAGTGCTGTTTCTGAGAAAGTCATCTTCTTTGAGTTGATTTTGGACAATATGGGTGATGGTGAGGAATCGGAGGACTGGAAAGCATACGTTCAGGGAGCAGACCTTCTGGACATGAAGTTCGAGGACATCATG GACACCATCAACAGCGTGAAAGCTCGACTGGGAAAGAGTCTTCAGATCCAGACATTGCTGAGAGCATTTGAAGCCCGTGACCGCAACCTGCAAGAAAGCAACTATGATCGAGTCAACCTGTGGTCGTGTACCAACCTTGCTCTCATGGTGATCGTATCAGGCATACAGGTCTACCTGCTGCGCAGCCTCTTCGACGACAAGAGGAAAACATGCACATAG